A single window of Kitasatospora sp. HUAS MG31 DNA harbors:
- the lhgO gene encoding L-2-hydroxyglutarate oxidase: protein MAYDVDVLVVGGGIVGLSTAYALTRARPGLSVCVLEKEPGFAAHQTGRNSGVIHSGVYYRPGSLKARYATGGAAEMVEFCRENGIPYEVTGKLIVATAAEELPRLAALAERGRENGIPVTELDAAGIRGYEPQVTGVAGLRIGTTGICDFPAVARRYAELAGEKGAVLRTGSELRAVARRRDGVTVQTSGGELRCGVLVNCAGLHSDRVARMAGDDPGVRIIPFRGEYYELAEHRRGLVRGLVYPVPDPAFPFLGVHLTRGVHGDVHVGPNAVPALAREGYDWRTVRLRDLVETARFPGTWQIARRHWRYEVGELHRSLSKRAFTAAVRRLLPAVSAADLVPTTAGVRAQAVARDGSLLDDFAFAGFDPADPSSPRRTVHVLNAPSPAATASLGIGREVARRALAALEAGG, encoded by the coding sequence ATGGCGTACGACGTCGACGTGCTGGTGGTGGGGGGCGGGATCGTGGGGCTCTCCACGGCGTACGCGCTGACCCGGGCCCGGCCCGGGCTGAGCGTGTGCGTGCTGGAGAAGGAGCCGGGTTTCGCCGCGCACCAGACCGGCCGCAACAGCGGGGTGATCCACAGCGGTGTCTACTACCGGCCGGGTTCGCTGAAGGCCCGGTACGCGACCGGGGGCGCCGCCGAGATGGTGGAGTTCTGCCGGGAGAACGGGATCCCGTACGAGGTGACGGGCAAGCTGATCGTGGCGACGGCGGCCGAGGAGCTGCCGCGGCTGGCGGCGCTGGCGGAGCGCGGCCGGGAGAACGGCATCCCGGTGACGGAGCTGGACGCGGCCGGCATCCGCGGGTACGAGCCGCAGGTGACGGGGGTGGCCGGGCTGCGCATCGGGACCACCGGGATCTGCGACTTCCCGGCGGTGGCCCGCCGGTACGCGGAGCTGGCCGGGGAGAAGGGGGCGGTGCTGCGGACCGGCAGCGAGCTGCGGGCGGTGGCGCGGCGCCGGGACGGGGTGACCGTGCAGACCTCCGGCGGCGAGCTGCGCTGCGGGGTGCTCGTGAACTGCGCGGGGCTGCACAGCGACCGGGTGGCCCGGATGGCCGGGGACGACCCGGGGGTGCGGATCATCCCGTTCCGCGGTGAGTACTACGAACTGGCGGAGCACCGCCGGGGGCTGGTCCGCGGCCTGGTGTACCCGGTGCCGGACCCGGCGTTCCCGTTCCTCGGGGTGCACCTGACCCGGGGCGTGCACGGCGACGTCCACGTCGGCCCGAACGCGGTGCCGGCGCTGGCCCGCGAGGGCTACGACTGGCGGACGGTCCGGCTGCGCGACCTGGTCGAGACGGCCCGGTTCCCGGGGACGTGGCAGATCGCCCGGCGGCACTGGCGGTACGAGGTGGGCGAGCTGCACCGGTCGCTGTCCAAGCGGGCGTTCACCGCGGCGGTGCGACGGCTGCTCCCGGCGGTGTCGGCGGCGGACCTGGTGCCGACCACGGCCGGGGTCCGGGCGCAGGCGGTGGCCAGGGACGGTTCGCTGCTGGACGACTTCGCCTTCGCCGGCTTCGACCCGGCGGACCCGTCCTCGCCGCGCCGGACGGTGCACGTGCTGAACGCCCCCTCGCCGGCGGCCACCGCCTCGCTGGGGATCGGCAGGGAGGTCGCCCGCCGGGCGCTGGCGGCCCTGGAGGCGGGGGGATGA